Proteins found in one Orcinus orca chromosome 11, mOrcOrc1.1, whole genome shotgun sequence genomic segment:
- the TTLL12 gene encoding tubulin--tyrosine ligase-like protein 12 isoform X1: protein MQADARLERGSRVLTPQSAPSLEPDPELGPDPEEDARARAKFAALHGPALRASGVPERYWGRLLHKLEHEVFDAGEMFGIMQVQEVEEDESEDEAAREARKKPNPGGQLCYKVIVTNENGLQAADPNSIFLIDHAWTCRVAHARQQLQQVPGLLHRMANLMGIEFHGELPSTEAVDLVLEEMWKFNQTYQLAHGTAEEKVPVWYIMDEFGSRIQHADVPSFATAPFFYMPQRVAYTLLWPLRDLDTGEEVTRDFAYGEADPLIRRCVLLPWAPADLLDLSSSTPEPADEHYQAILEENKEKLPLAIKPAVYPCDHVFKVYTDVQQVLGHLSHPRFTFTESEADAHILYHFSHLKDYRRLSRERPSVLLNQFPCENLLTVKDCLASVARRAGGPEGPAWLPRTFNLRTELPQFISYFQQRERRGEDNHWICKPWNLARSLDTHITKNLHSIIRHRESSPKVVSKYIESPVLFLREDVGRVKFDIRYIVLLRSVKPLTLFVYDVFWLRFSNRPFALNDLDDYEKHFTVMNYDPELVLKQMHYDEFVPEFEKQYPEFPWKSVQAEIFQAFTELFQVACARPPPLGLCDYPSSRAMYAIDLMLKWDSRPDGKQVMQPQLLEVNFNPDCERACRCHPTFFNDVFSTLYLDEPDSCPVTRLV from the exons ATGCAGGCCGACGCGAGGCTGGAGCGTGGCAGCCGGGTCCTGACGCCGCAGTCGGCGCCGAGCTTGGAGCCGGACCCGGAGCTGGGCCCGGACCCGGAGGAGGACGCGCGGGCCCGGGCCAAGTTCGCGGCGCTGCACGGCCCGGCGCTCCGCGCGTCGGGGGTCCCCGAGCGGTACTGGGGCCGCCTCCTGCACAAGCTGGAGCACGAG GTTTTCGACGCTGGGGAGATGTTCGGGATAATGCAAGTGCAGGAAGTGGAGGAGGATGAGAGTGAGGACGAGGCGGCCCGGGAAGCACGGAAGAAGCCCAACCCAGGCGGCCAGCTCTGCTACAAGGTCATCGTGACCAATGAGAATGGGCTCCAGGCGGCGGACCCCAACAG CATCTTCCTTATCGACCACGCCTGGACGTGCCGCGTTGCGCACGCCCGCCAGCAGCTGCAGCAGGTGCCCGGGCTGCTGCACCGTATGGCCAACCTGATGGGCATCGAGTTCCACGGCGAGCTGCCCAGCACCGAGGCCGTGGACCTGGTGCTGGAGGAGATGTGGAAGTTCAACCAGACCTACCAGCTGGCCCACGGG ACGGCCGAGGAGAAGGTGCCGGTGTGGTACATCATGGATGAGTTCGGCTCGCGCATCCAGCACGCGGACGTGCCCAGCTTCGCCACCGCGCCCTTCTTCTACATGCCCCAGCGGGTGGCCTACACGCTGCTGTGGCCCCTGAGGGACCTGGACACGGGCG AGGAGGTGACCCGGGACTTTGCCTACGGAGAGGCCGACCCTCTGATCCGGAGGTGCGTGCTGCTGCCCTGGGCGCCCGCCGACCTGCTGGACCTCAGCTCCTCCACTCCCGAGCCAGCCGACGAGCACTACCAG GCCATTTTGGAGGAAAACAAGGAGAAGCTGCCACTGGCCATCAAGCCGGCGGTGTATCCCTGCGACCACGTCTTCAA ggTCTACACGGACGTCCAGCAGGTGCTCGGCCACCTCAGCCACCCGCGCTTCACCTTCACCGAGAGCGAGGCGGACGCCCACATCCTCTACCACTTCTCGCACTTAAAGGACTACAG AAGGCTGAGCCGGGAGAGGCCCAGCGTGCTGCTGAACCAGTTCCCCTGCGAGAACCTGCTGACGGTGAAGGACTGCCTGGCCTCCGTCGCGCGCCGGGCCGGCGGTCCCGAGGGCCCGGCCTGGCTGCCCCGCACCTTCAACCTGCGCACCGAGCTGCCCCAGTTCATCAGCTACTTCCAGCAGCGGGAGAGGCG GGGCGAGGACAACCACTGGATCTGCAAGCCCTGGAACCTGGCCCGCAGCCTGGACACCCACATCACCAAGAACCTGCACAGCATCATCCGGCACCGCGAGAGCTCCCCCAAG GTTGTCTCCAAATACATTGAAAGTCCCGTCTTGTTCCTCCGAGAAGATGTGGGGAGGGTCAAGTTCGACATCCGCTACATCGTGCTCCTGCGGTCGGTGAAGCCCCTGACGTTGTTCGTCTATGACGTGTTCTGGCTGCGGTTCTCCAACCG GCCCTTCGCACTCAACGACCTGGACGACTACGAGAAGCATTTCACTGTCATGAACTACGACCCGGAATTGGTGCTGAAGCAG ATGCACTACGACGAGTTCGTCCCGGAGTTTGAGAAGCAATACCCAGAATTCCCCTGGAAGAGCGTCCAG GCTGAAATCTTCCAGGCCTTCACGGAGCTGTTCCAGGTGGCGTGTGCCAGGCCGCCCCCGCTGGGCCTCTGCGACTACCCCTCATCCCGAGCCATGTATGCCATTGACCTCATGCTGAAGTGGGACAGCCGTCCAGATG GGAAGCAAGTGATGCAGCCGCAGCTCCTAGAGGTGAACTTCAACCCAGACTGTGAGCGGGCCTGCAGGTGCCACCCGACCTTCTTCAACGACGTCTTCAGCACCTTGTACCTGGATGAGCCTGACAGCTGCCCCGTCACCCGCCTCGTCTAG
- the TTLL12 gene encoding tubulin--tyrosine ligase-like protein 12 isoform X2 has product MFGIMQVQEVEEDESEDEAAREARKKPNPGGQLCYKVIVTNENGLQAADPNSIFLIDHAWTCRVAHARQQLQQVPGLLHRMANLMGIEFHGELPSTEAVDLVLEEMWKFNQTYQLAHGTAEEKVPVWYIMDEFGSRIQHADVPSFATAPFFYMPQRVAYTLLWPLRDLDTGEEVTRDFAYGEADPLIRRCVLLPWAPADLLDLSSSTPEPADEHYQAILEENKEKLPLAIKPAVYPCDHVFKVYTDVQQVLGHLSHPRFTFTESEADAHILYHFSHLKDYRRLSRERPSVLLNQFPCENLLTVKDCLASVARRAGGPEGPAWLPRTFNLRTELPQFISYFQQRERRGEDNHWICKPWNLARSLDTHITKNLHSIIRHRESSPKVVSKYIESPVLFLREDVGRVKFDIRYIVLLRSVKPLTLFVYDVFWLRFSNRPFALNDLDDYEKHFTVMNYDPELVLKQMHYDEFVPEFEKQYPEFPWKSVQAEIFQAFTELFQVACARPPPLGLCDYPSSRAMYAIDLMLKWDSRPDGKQVMQPQLLEVNFNPDCERACRCHPTFFNDVFSTLYLDEPDSCPVTRLV; this is encoded by the exons ATGTTCGGGATAATGCAAGTGCAGGAAGTGGAGGAGGATGAGAGTGAGGACGAGGCGGCCCGGGAAGCACGGAAGAAGCCCAACCCAGGCGGCCAGCTCTGCTACAAGGTCATCGTGACCAATGAGAATGGGCTCCAGGCGGCGGACCCCAACAG CATCTTCCTTATCGACCACGCCTGGACGTGCCGCGTTGCGCACGCCCGCCAGCAGCTGCAGCAGGTGCCCGGGCTGCTGCACCGTATGGCCAACCTGATGGGCATCGAGTTCCACGGCGAGCTGCCCAGCACCGAGGCCGTGGACCTGGTGCTGGAGGAGATGTGGAAGTTCAACCAGACCTACCAGCTGGCCCACGGG ACGGCCGAGGAGAAGGTGCCGGTGTGGTACATCATGGATGAGTTCGGCTCGCGCATCCAGCACGCGGACGTGCCCAGCTTCGCCACCGCGCCCTTCTTCTACATGCCCCAGCGGGTGGCCTACACGCTGCTGTGGCCCCTGAGGGACCTGGACACGGGCG AGGAGGTGACCCGGGACTTTGCCTACGGAGAGGCCGACCCTCTGATCCGGAGGTGCGTGCTGCTGCCCTGGGCGCCCGCCGACCTGCTGGACCTCAGCTCCTCCACTCCCGAGCCAGCCGACGAGCACTACCAG GCCATTTTGGAGGAAAACAAGGAGAAGCTGCCACTGGCCATCAAGCCGGCGGTGTATCCCTGCGACCACGTCTTCAA ggTCTACACGGACGTCCAGCAGGTGCTCGGCCACCTCAGCCACCCGCGCTTCACCTTCACCGAGAGCGAGGCGGACGCCCACATCCTCTACCACTTCTCGCACTTAAAGGACTACAG AAGGCTGAGCCGGGAGAGGCCCAGCGTGCTGCTGAACCAGTTCCCCTGCGAGAACCTGCTGACGGTGAAGGACTGCCTGGCCTCCGTCGCGCGCCGGGCCGGCGGTCCCGAGGGCCCGGCCTGGCTGCCCCGCACCTTCAACCTGCGCACCGAGCTGCCCCAGTTCATCAGCTACTTCCAGCAGCGGGAGAGGCG GGGCGAGGACAACCACTGGATCTGCAAGCCCTGGAACCTGGCCCGCAGCCTGGACACCCACATCACCAAGAACCTGCACAGCATCATCCGGCACCGCGAGAGCTCCCCCAAG GTTGTCTCCAAATACATTGAAAGTCCCGTCTTGTTCCTCCGAGAAGATGTGGGGAGGGTCAAGTTCGACATCCGCTACATCGTGCTCCTGCGGTCGGTGAAGCCCCTGACGTTGTTCGTCTATGACGTGTTCTGGCTGCGGTTCTCCAACCG GCCCTTCGCACTCAACGACCTGGACGACTACGAGAAGCATTTCACTGTCATGAACTACGACCCGGAATTGGTGCTGAAGCAG ATGCACTACGACGAGTTCGTCCCGGAGTTTGAGAAGCAATACCCAGAATTCCCCTGGAAGAGCGTCCAG GCTGAAATCTTCCAGGCCTTCACGGAGCTGTTCCAGGTGGCGTGTGCCAGGCCGCCCCCGCTGGGCCTCTGCGACTACCCCTCATCCCGAGCCATGTATGCCATTGACCTCATGCTGAAGTGGGACAGCCGTCCAGATG GGAAGCAAGTGATGCAGCCGCAGCTCCTAGAGGTGAACTTCAACCCAGACTGTGAGCGGGCCTGCAGGTGCCACCCGACCTTCTTCAACGACGTCTTCAGCACCTTGTACCTGGATGAGCCTGACAGCTGCCCCGTCACCCGCCTCGTCTAG